Proteins from one Candidatus Aegiribacteria sp. genomic window:
- the thiM gene encoding hydroxyethylthiazole kinase, with product MNPALIASNGLAAIREHHPMVHHITNSVVMNFTANVTLCMGAAPVMAPCIDESSEMVQYAGALLLNIGTLNPALIDSMIAAGKRANELGIPVVLDPVGAGATKLRTDSANRIIRELEISIVRGNAGEILSLAGEDGKVRGVDSMDTIDDRVEIISSLALETGWVIAVTGSTDVVTDGTRTIGISNGHPIMGRVTGTGCAATTAVACYTAVVKDCFEAAAGALISFGIAGECAAEKCKGPGTFVPVLLDALADLDEETIGRRTRAEVLL from the coding sequence ATGAATCCCGCATTAATCGCCAGTAATGGACTGGCAGCCATTCGAGAGCATCATCCCATGGTGCATCATATCACAAACAGTGTTGTCATGAATTTTACGGCTAATGTAACTCTCTGCATGGGTGCCGCTCCCGTGATGGCACCCTGTATAGACGAGTCTTCCGAAATGGTGCAGTATGCCGGAGCCCTTCTTCTGAATATCGGCACACTGAATCCTGCACTGATCGACAGCATGATCGCTGCCGGGAAGAGGGCGAATGAGCTCGGAATTCCGGTGGTGCTCGATCCTGTCGGGGCAGGAGCAACAAAACTCAGAACCGATTCAGCGAATAGAATAATCAGGGAACTGGAGATCTCCATTGTCCGTGGAAACGCAGGTGAAATTCTCTCTCTGGCCGGAGAGGATGGAAAAGTTCGCGGCGTGGATTCGATGGATACAATCGATGACCGTGTTGAGATTATCTCTTCTCTCGCCCTTGAAACAGGATGGGTTATCGCTGTGACAGGTTCTACAGATGTTGTCACTGACGGAACCCGTACGATTGGGATAAGCAACGGTCACCCGATCATGGGCAGAGTCACCGGTACTGGATGTGCCGCTACTACTGCCGTAGCGTGTTATACCGCAGTTGTTAAAGACTGTTTTGAAGCAGCCGCAGGTGCTCTGATTTCCTTCGGTATCGCTGGAGAATGCGCTGCTGAGAAATGCAAGGGGCCGGGAACTTTCGTCCCGGTTCTCCTTGACGCGCTTGCTGATCTCGATGAAGAGACCATTGGCAGGAGGACAAGAGCGGAGGTTCTGCTCTGA
- the thiE gene encoding thiamine phosphate synthase yields MNSEFLQLYLVTDPVLCGDRGVVETCRQALQSGVTAIQLRDKTASTRQLIEMAKTLMVLCEKHGALFIVNDRVDVALACQSRGVHLGQDDMPAVAARRLLGAEAVIGISVRSVEEAVTAWKSGADYIAANMVFVTDTKTDLEKPLGLDAIGRLKKATPLPLIAIGGINSMNADTVRKAGADGIAVVSAIMAAPEVDEAVLGLLPGTHHT; encoded by the coding sequence CTGAACTCCGAGTTTCTACAACTCTATCTTGTTACCGACCCCGTTCTCTGCGGGGACAGGGGGGTTGTGGAGACTTGCAGGCAGGCACTTCAGTCTGGCGTTACCGCAATTCAGCTTCGCGACAAGACAGCCTCTACCAGGCAGCTGATTGAGATGGCGAAAACTCTCATGGTTCTCTGTGAGAAACACGGAGCCCTCTTTATTGTGAACGACCGCGTGGATGTCGCGCTGGCATGTCAATCGCGCGGTGTGCACCTTGGCCAGGATGATATGCCTGCGGTAGCCGCAAGAAGGCTGCTTGGAGCGGAAGCGGTGATTGGTATTTCCGTCAGATCAGTTGAGGAAGCTGTTACGGCATGGAAAAGCGGCGCTGACTATATCGCGGCAAACATGGTATTCGTTACTGACACGAAGACCGACCTTGAAAAGCCGCTCGGGCTTGATGCTATAGGGAGACTGAAAAAGGCTACTCCTCTGCCTTTGATCGCAATCGGCGGTATCAATTCGATGAATGCGGATACTGTTCGAAAGGCGGGTGCAGACGGAATCGCGGTAGTCTCTGCTATTATGGCGGCTCCAGAAGTTGATGAAGCCGTACTCGGCCTCCTTCCCGGGACGCATCACACTTGA